The following nucleotide sequence is from Alteromonas sp. V450.
GACCTAGGGTTAAACAAAATACTAGGTACTATTCACGCCTACCCAACCTGGGCTGAAGGCGCAAAATACGCAGCGGGTAATTGGAAACGGGCAAACGTGCCTGAAAAATTACTCAGCTACGTAGAGAAGTTCCATACATGGCGCAGAGGGTAATAGAGGTGAAAGCTACTTTAACGACTTTCATACTTAAAATTGCCCGTTTATCACGTGGCAGTGCGGTGGCACGTGGCATTGCAGTAGGCAGCTTGGTGCTGTTTGCTGCAACCGCAAGTGTTTATGCTAGCGCTGAAGTAGGCCTACATAGTACGTTCGATAACTTATTAAGTAAGTATGTAACGCCTATTTCTAACGGCGCAAGCACTCAAGTAAATTACGATGGTTTTAAAAAAGAGCGGACTAGGCTTAACGAGTATTTAGCGCAATTGGCTAAGGTTAAGCAAAGTACATTCGACTCATGGGGTAAAGATAAACAGCTCGCTTTTCTGATTAATGCTTACAACGCCTACACTATCGAGCTTATTTTAACTGAGTATCCAGCTATTGACTCTATCCGAGATTTAGGAAGTTTCTTTTCTTCGCCTTGGAAAAAAGAGATAGCCCCGCTGCTTGGTGAAACTCGCACGTTAGATGAAATTGAACACGAACTTATTCGCGGTACAAACCAAACCACAAAAACCTATAACGAGCCTCGCATTCATTTCGCGGTGAATTGTGCCAGCGTAGGTTGCCCCGCGCTTCGTGAAGAAGCTTACACAGGGGATAAGCTAGACGAACAGCTGGAGGCTCAAACTAAGCGATTTTTGGCTGACGCCTCTCGTAATAAAATGAGCGATAACACACTTCACTTATCAAAAATATTTGATTGGTACAGAGAAGACTTTGATCGTGAAAGTGGTTCGTGGCGAGGCACGTCAACGCTCAACGCGTTTATTTTGTTATACAAAGACGCAATGCAGTTAACCGAAGCGCAAGTTACCTCATTAGAAAAGAATACCGCTGATATTGAATACCTTGATTATGACTGGGCGCTAAATGCTGCACAGTAGCACTTACAGTACTATCCTGAATGCACCCCAAATGGATTCAGAATGTCACGCTGAGGGACAGTTAAGTACAAATAGCCCCTTTTTTACCACCATGCAGGTATTCTTTTTTAGCTGCATAGTCGTTTTGTCAGTATTTGTTGTAGCCAAGCCTGCGGTGGGCAAAACTAACGATGAAGCAGCCGGCGAAAAAACACCTCTTGTTCGATTTCATGCCTGGGGTGGTAGCGCGCAGGTCAACGGCTATCTTCAGTGGGTAGCCGAGCAAGTTAAGATTCGCTTTAACATAGAACTTCAACACGTGAAGCTTGCCGACACTAGCGATGCGGTTTCTCGAGTGCTTGCTGAAAAGGCGGCAGGTAATCACAAGAACGGCAGTGTTGACCTTATTTGGATAAACGGTGAAAACTTCGCGGCAATGAAAAAGCACGACCTGCTTAGTGCTTCGTGGGTAGATGAACTTGACAACTTTAGCCTAACTAATCCTGATGAAAACCCCGCGGTAACCAAAGACTTTGGTGAGCCTACACTAGGTATGGAGGCGCCTTGGGGGAAAGCGTCTATGGTTTTTTACTACCGTAGCGCACACTTTTATACGCTAGGGCTAATGGCGCCGAAAACCATTGAAGAGCTTCTACGGTTTAGTCAAAAATCCCCAGGTAGATTTACCTACCCAGTACCTAACGATTATTTAGGTATTAG
It contains:
- a CDS encoding DUF547 domain-containing protein — its product is MLKIARLSRGSAVARGIAVGSLVLFAATASVYASAEVGLHSTFDNLLSKYVTPISNGASTQVNYDGFKKERTRLNEYLAQLAKVKQSTFDSWGKDKQLAFLINAYNAYTIELILTEYPAIDSIRDLGSFFSSPWKKEIAPLLGETRTLDEIEHELIRGTNQTTKTYNEPRIHFAVNCASVGCPALREEAYTGDKLDEQLEAQTKRFLADASRNKMSDNTLHLSKIFDWYREDFDRESGSWRGTSTLNAFILLYKDAMQLTEAQVTSLEKNTADIEYLDYDWALNAAQ
- a CDS encoding ABC transporter substrate-binding protein, producing the protein MQVFFFSCIVVLSVFVVAKPAVGKTNDEAAGEKTPLVRFHAWGGSAQVNGYLQWVAEQVKIRFNIELQHVKLADTSDAVSRVLAEKAAGNHKNGSVDLIWINGENFAAMKKHDLLSASWVDELDNFSLTNPDENPAVTKDFGEPTLGMEAPWGKASMVFYYRSAHFYTLGLMAPKTIEELLRFSQKSPGRFTYPVPNDYLGISFIKYAALALNKDNRGLFYQPANDKSLNAVLPSLWAYLDALHPTMWQQGKHMLRQASQLQRLVGTGELSMAFSFTASEIPSAVTRFDLPEDVRTYSMQDGSLANVHFVGLTYNSKNKAAAKTVVNFLLSPQAQAKKQAVEVWGDDTVLDLESLSASDQALFVEDNIHPSALDKSQPTILLAEPHSSWTDALREAWYERYGARY